In the Mytilus galloprovincialis chromosome 10, xbMytGall1.hap1.1, whole genome shotgun sequence genome, one interval contains:
- the LOC143047799 gene encoding uncharacterized protein LOC143047799 isoform X1: MSISLQKTPEIIQHVQRLNQISIKQNLASEHSQIQGIYTIEYVSTDEKEAIVVTETEPSNYSLTTDKCICLKAGNGMLLINGERESQNCFSNILTVFSPAGFQLGSVRRRGFDLYSQYDIFDGNMKELFHLISDPSEIVILNYSNAIVATVNHNKENATFDISYQFETSAIEKFLILICVIMWTKHEQLYNKSQNYCYRLILRQLTLFLISCIP; this comes from the exons ATGTCGATCAGTCTGCAGAAAACTCCAGAGATAATTCAGCATGTCCAAAGGTTGAATCAAATTAGCATCAAACAAAACT TAGCCTCAGAACATAGTCAGATTCAAG GAATTTACACAATAGAATACGTTAGTACAGATGAAAAAGAGGCAATCGTTGTTACAGAAACTGAACCCA GTAACTATTCACTGACAACAGataaatgtatttgtttaaaaGCTGGTAATGGAATGCTTCTGATTAACGGAGAACGTGAAAGTCAAAATTGTTTTAGCAATATTCTGACAGTTTTTAGTCCGGCTGGGTTTCAGTTGGGGAGTGTGAGGAGAAG GGGGTTTGATTTGTACTCGCAATATGATATTTTTGACGGCAATATGAAAGAGTTATTTCACCTCATATCTGACCCTTCCGAAATTGTAATACTG AATTATAGCAATGCAATTGTGGCTACAGTCAATCATAACAAGGAAAATGCAACGTTTGATATCAGCT ATCAGTTTGAAACATCCGCCATCGAAAAGTTTTTGATACTAATATGTGTAATAATGTGGACGAAGCATGAACAACTGTACAATAAGAGTCAGAATTATTGTTACCGACTGATTTTGAGGCAGTTAACACTATTTTTGATATCATGCATCCCTTAA
- the LOC143047799 gene encoding uncharacterized protein LOC143047799 isoform X2, producing the protein MSISLQKTPEIIQHVQRLNQISIKQNLASEHSQIQGIYTIEYVSTDEKEAIVVTETEPSNYSLTTDKCICLKAGNGMLLINGERESQNCFSNILTVFSPAGFQLGSVRRRGFDLYSQYDIFDGNMKELFHLISDPSEIVILISLKHPPSKSF; encoded by the exons ATGTCGATCAGTCTGCAGAAAACTCCAGAGATAATTCAGCATGTCCAAAGGTTGAATCAAATTAGCATCAAACAAAACT TAGCCTCAGAACATAGTCAGATTCAAG GAATTTACACAATAGAATACGTTAGTACAGATGAAAAAGAGGCAATCGTTGTTACAGAAACTGAACCCA GTAACTATTCACTGACAACAGataaatgtatttgtttaaaaGCTGGTAATGGAATGCTTCTGATTAACGGAGAACGTGAAAGTCAAAATTGTTTTAGCAATATTCTGACAGTTTTTAGTCCGGCTGGGTTTCAGTTGGGGAGTGTGAGGAGAAG GGGGTTTGATTTGTACTCGCAATATGATATTTTTGACGGCAATATGAAAGAGTTATTTCACCTCATATCTGACCCTTCCGAAATTGTAATACTG ATCAGTTTGAAACATCCGCCATCGAAAAGTTTTTGA